The proteins below come from a single Treponema phagedenis genomic window:
- the mobQ gene encoding MobQ family relaxase: protein MADSFHFSVNIISRGKGKSAVASAAYISGEKIKNEWDGVTHDYTRKEKVLVKNIILPDHIPKEFKDRSILWNKVEMAEKNSNAQLARQFIIGLPKELSLSENKNLVERFIKENLTSQGMIVDYAIHDESQDKNGNIHCHIMTIMRPINEKGEFLAKSKKEYILDEKGEKILNKNGKPKTRKVELV from the coding sequence ATGGCAGACAGTTTTCATTTTTCAGTAAACATAATATCAAGAGGAAAAGGCAAAAGTGCAGTAGCAAGTGCAGCATATATAAGTGGAGAAAAAATAAAAAATGAATGGGACGGAGTAACCCATGATTATACAAGAAAAGAAAAAGTATTAGTAAAAAATATAATATTGCCTGATCATATACCAAAAGAATTTAAGGATAGATCTATATTATGGAATAAAGTAGAAATGGCAGAAAAAAATTCTAATGCACAACTAGCAAGACAATTCATAATAGGACTACCAAAAGAATTATCTTTAAGTGAAAATAAAAACCTAGTCGAAAGATTTATAAAAGAAAATCTAACATCACAAGGAATGATAGTAGATTATGCAATTCATGATGAGAGTCAAGATAAAAATGGAAATATTCATTGTCATATAATGACCATAATGCGACCCATAAACGAAAAAGGAGAGTTCTTAGCTAAGTCAAAAAAAGAATATATCCTAGATGAAAAAGGAGAAAAGATTTTAAACAAAAATGGAAAACCAAAGACAAGAAAAGTAGAACTAGTATAA